The following are encoded in a window of Mycobacterium vicinigordonae genomic DNA:
- a CDS encoding class I SAM-dependent methyltransferase, with product MTQTPSARFEGDTWDLASSVGLTATMVAAARAVAARDTAGAGAVATDQFAEPLVRAVGVDFFARLASGELSAAELDEETARGAAQFANAMAVRTRFFDDFFADATAVGIRQAVILAAGLDSRAYRLPWPAGTTVFEVDQPAVIEFKTTTLAGLGSQPTAQRRTVAVDLRDDWPTALRAAGFDPTQPTAWIAEGLLGYLPAEAQDRLLDQITAQSVRGSRFATEGLLDINPLNEEELRRRMKRQNERWSRHGLDFDMAALVYFDDRTDAGVYLAAHGWHTTSVGNADLFSAHGLPPADADDAPFGEVAFLSAERC from the coding sequence ATGACCCAGACGCCCAGCGCTCGGTTCGAGGGTGACACATGGGACCTGGCGTCCAGTGTGGGCCTGACAGCCACCATGGTCGCAGCGGCGCGCGCGGTGGCCGCCAGGGACACCGCCGGCGCCGGCGCGGTAGCAACCGATCAATTCGCGGAGCCTTTGGTACGGGCTGTGGGCGTCGACTTCTTTGCCCGGCTGGCCAGCGGTGAGTTAAGCGCGGCAGAACTCGACGAAGAGACGGCACGCGGCGCAGCGCAGTTCGCCAACGCGATGGCGGTCCGCACCAGGTTCTTCGACGACTTCTTCGCCGACGCAACCGCGGTCGGAATCCGGCAGGCCGTGATCCTGGCTGCCGGTCTGGACTCGCGGGCCTATCGTCTGCCCTGGCCTGCGGGTACCACCGTCTTCGAGGTCGACCAGCCCGCGGTGATCGAATTCAAGACCACGACGCTGGCCGGTCTGGGGTCGCAGCCGACGGCGCAGCGCCGCACGGTGGCGGTCGACCTGCGAGACGATTGGCCGACCGCGTTGCGTGCCGCCGGCTTCGACCCGACGCAGCCCACCGCGTGGATAGCCGAGGGTTTGTTGGGTTATCTGCCGGCCGAGGCCCAGGACCGCCTGCTCGACCAGATCACGGCGCAGAGCGTTCGGGGCAGCCGCTTCGCCACCGAAGGACTGCTCGACATTAATCCGCTCAACGAGGAGGAACTCCGCCGCCGCATGAAGCGTCAGAACGAGCGTTGGAGCCGGCACGGACTCGATTTCGACATGGCCGCCCTGGTCTATTTCGACGACCGCACAGACGCGGGCGTCTATCTGGCCGCGCACGGCTGGCATACCACCAGCGTGGGCAACGCCGACTTGTTCTCCGCACACGGTTTGCCACCTGCCGATGCCGACGACGCCCCATTCGGCGAAGTGGCCTTCCTGAGCGCGGAGCGCTGCTGA
- the mmsB gene encoding 3-hydroxyisobutyrate dehydrogenase, with amino-acid sequence MTEFLTIAFLGLGNMGGPMSANLVKAGHAVRGFDPAPAAAAAAAGQGAVVFDSPVQAVADADVVITMLPSGDVVKRCYAEILPAARVGALFIDSSTISVDDAREAHALAESHGMSQVDAPVSGGVKGAVAGTLAFMVGGDDQAVERARWALKPMAGKIVHCGGPGAGQAAKVCNNMVLAVQQIAIGEAFVLAEKLGLEAQSLFDVITGATGNCWAVHTNCPVPGPVPTSPANHDFKPGFAAALMNKDLGLAMDAVKSTGSTAPLGSHAAQIYAEFAVEHPDEDFSAIIETLRDS; translated from the coding sequence ATGACCGAGTTCCTGACGATCGCCTTCCTCGGTCTGGGAAACATGGGTGGGCCCATGTCAGCAAACCTGGTCAAAGCGGGCCACGCGGTGCGCGGATTCGACCCGGCACCCGCAGCCGCCGCGGCCGCAGCCGGCCAGGGCGCGGTGGTATTCGACAGCCCGGTGCAGGCGGTTGCCGACGCGGACGTGGTGATCACCATGCTGCCAAGCGGCGATGTGGTCAAACGCTGCTATGCAGAAATTTTGCCGGCCGCACGAGTGGGCGCCCTGTTTATCGACAGCTCCACCATCTCGGTCGATGACGCGCGAGAGGCCCACGCGCTGGCCGAATCTCACGGCATGTCCCAGGTCGACGCGCCGGTGTCCGGCGGTGTCAAAGGCGCCGTGGCCGGCACGCTGGCATTCATGGTCGGCGGCGACGACCAAGCGGTAGAACGTGCCCGATGGGCGTTGAAACCCATGGCGGGCAAGATCGTTCACTGCGGCGGCCCGGGCGCGGGACAGGCTGCCAAGGTGTGCAACAACATGGTGCTGGCGGTGCAGCAGATCGCAATCGGCGAGGCTTTCGTGCTCGCCGAGAAGCTCGGGCTAGAAGCGCAGTCACTGTTCGACGTGATCACCGGCGCGACCGGCAACTGCTGGGCGGTTCACACCAATTGCCCTGTGCCAGGCCCGGTCCCGACGTCACCGGCGAATCACGACTTCAAACCCGGCTTCGCCGCGGCACTGATGAACAAAGACCTGGGCTTGGCGATGGACGCGGTGAAGTCGACCGGATCGACCGCGCCGCTGGGCAGCCACGCCGCCCAGATCTACGCCGAGTTCGCCGTCGAGCACCCCGATGAGGACTTCAGCGCGATCATCGAAACCTTGCGCGACAGTTAA
- a CDS encoding anti-sigma factor family protein, translating to MTEPGRGHAPPDDHPFAMWDAAYVLGSLSPADRLEFEAHLPDCTRCRDSVAELSGVPALLGRLRRDEVAAIDDAASTARDLPAALLPSLLATVRRRRRRTRVLTWAASAAAAVVLGVGVLIGGHGFVGGFGHHSATTASTQTMQQVGTKLLTSTISLSSHNWGTFINLECYCLAPPDAKHDTLAMVVVGRDGSQTRLATWVAEPGHTASPAGSVSTPLDQIASVRVVSADTGQVLLERAF from the coding sequence ATGACTGAGCCAGGACGGGGGCACGCGCCGCCCGACGACCACCCCTTCGCGATGTGGGATGCGGCCTACGTGCTGGGGTCACTGTCGCCGGCCGACCGCCTCGAGTTCGAAGCGCACCTGCCCGACTGCACGCGGTGCCGCGATTCCGTCGCCGAACTGTCCGGGGTGCCGGCGCTCCTCGGCCGCCTGCGCCGCGATGAGGTCGCCGCGATCGACGACGCCGCCTCGACGGCGCGGGATCTGCCGGCCGCTTTGCTGCCGTCGTTGTTGGCGACGGTGCGTCGGCGGCGGCGCCGCACCCGGGTGCTGACCTGGGCGGCGTCGGCCGCCGCGGCGGTAGTGCTGGGTGTCGGCGTGCTGATCGGCGGGCACGGGTTCGTCGGAGGTTTCGGACATCATTCGGCGACCACCGCTTCCACGCAGACGATGCAGCAGGTCGGCACCAAGCTGCTGACCTCGACGATTTCGCTGAGCAGCCACAATTGGGGGACCTTCATAAACCTGGAGTGCTACTGCCTGGCCCCCCCGGACGCCAAGCACGACACCCTGGCCATGGTGGTGGTGGGCCGCGACGGCAGCCAGACCCGGCTGGCGACCTGGGTGGCCGAACCAGGCCACACTGCCAGCCCAGCTGGCAGCGTTTCCACGCCGCTGGACCAGATTGCCTCGGTGCGGGTCGTCTCGGCTGACACCGGCCAGGTGCTGCTGGAGCGCGCTTTCTGA
- a CDS encoding acyl-CoA dehydrogenase family protein, translating into MFTLNDEERVITETAAAFAEKRIAPFALEWDASKHFPTDVLREAAELGMAAIYCRDDVGGSGLRRLDGVRIFEQLASADPVTAAFLSIHNMCSWMIDRYGTEEQRKSWVPRLATMDIIASYCLTEPGAGSDASALSTRAVKQGGDYVLDGVKQFISGAGASDVYVVMARTGPEGPRGISAFVVEKDTPGLSFGAMEQKMGWNAQPTAQVILEGVRVPGDAMLGGTDGDGTGFGIAMNGLNGGRLNIAACSLGGAASAFDKAGAYVRERQAFGKTLIDEPTIRFTLADMATGLETSRMMLWRAANALDEDSADKVELCAMAKRYVTDTCYDVADKALQLHGGYGYLREYGLEKIVRDLRVHRILEGTNEIMRVVVGRAEAARFKAAG; encoded by the coding sequence GTGTTCACCCTCAACGACGAAGAACGGGTCATCACCGAGACGGCGGCTGCCTTCGCTGAAAAGCGCATCGCCCCGTTCGCCCTGGAATGGGATGCCAGCAAGCACTTTCCGACCGATGTGCTACGTGAGGCCGCCGAGCTCGGCATGGCGGCGATCTACTGTCGCGACGACGTCGGCGGCAGCGGGCTGCGGCGCCTGGACGGTGTGCGCATCTTCGAGCAGTTGGCCAGCGCCGACCCGGTCACCGCCGCGTTTCTGTCCATCCACAATATGTGCTCGTGGATGATCGACCGATACGGCACCGAGGAGCAGCGCAAGTCCTGGGTGCCGCGGCTGGCCACGATGGATATCATCGCCAGTTACTGCCTGACCGAGCCGGGCGCCGGTTCGGACGCGAGCGCCCTTAGCACCCGCGCGGTCAAGCAAGGCGGCGACTATGTGCTCGACGGTGTCAAGCAGTTTATCTCCGGCGCCGGCGCCTCCGACGTGTATGTGGTGATGGCTCGAACCGGGCCCGAAGGCCCCCGGGGCATTTCGGCCTTCGTCGTCGAAAAGGATACTCCAGGGCTGAGTTTCGGTGCGATGGAACAGAAGATGGGCTGGAACGCCCAGCCCACCGCGCAGGTCATCCTCGAAGGCGTCCGCGTACCCGGCGACGCGATGCTGGGCGGCACCGACGGTGACGGTACCGGCTTCGGAATCGCGATGAACGGCCTCAACGGTGGCCGGCTGAACATCGCGGCGTGCTCACTGGGCGGCGCCGCGTCCGCCTTCGACAAGGCGGGCGCTTACGTGCGCGAGCGCCAGGCATTCGGCAAAACGCTGATCGACGAGCCCACCATCCGGTTCACCCTGGCCGACATGGCCACCGGACTGGAGACGTCGCGAATGATGTTGTGGCGGGCGGCGAATGCGCTCGATGAGGACAGCGCCGATAAGGTCGAGTTGTGCGCGATGGCCAAGCGTTACGTCACCGACACGTGCTACGACGTCGCCGATAAGGCGCTGCAGCTGCACGGCGGCTACGGTTACCTGCGGGAGTATGGTCTGGAAAAGATCGTTCGCGACCTGCGGGTGCATCGGATCCTGGAAGGGACCAACGAAATCATGCGGGTGGTCGTCGGCCGAGCCGAGGCCGCTCGCTTCAAAGCCGCCGGATGA
- a CDS encoding MarR family transcriptional regulator gives MADSAKRDPIAAARANWERAGWGDVSSGMVAVTSVMRAHQILLARVEAALRPYDLSFSRYELLRLLAFSRSGALPITKASDRLQVHVTSVTHAIRRLEADGLVRRVPHPTDGRTTLVEITELGRSTVEDATVTLNEQVFADIGMAAAESEALVSSIETLRRNAGDFSD, from the coding sequence GTGGCCGATTCCGCGAAGCGTGATCCCATCGCCGCCGCGCGGGCCAATTGGGAACGGGCTGGGTGGGGGGACGTCTCGTCCGGCATGGTTGCGGTCACCTCGGTCATGCGGGCGCATCAGATCCTGCTGGCGCGTGTCGAGGCGGCCCTGAGGCCTTACGACCTGAGCTTCTCCCGGTACGAACTGCTTCGCCTGCTGGCATTCAGCCGCAGCGGTGCTCTGCCGATCACCAAGGCGTCGGACCGGCTGCAGGTGCACGTCACCAGCGTCACGCACGCGATCCGTCGCTTGGAAGCCGACGGCCTGGTGCGGCGGGTACCCCATCCCACCGACGGCCGAACCACGCTGGTCGAGATCACCGAGTTGGGTCGATCGACGGTCGAGGACGCCACGGTGACGCTCAACGAGCAGGTATTCGCCGACATCGGGATGGCCGCGGCTGAGTCGGAAGCATTGGTGTCGTCGATTGAAACGTTGCGACGCAACGCTGGTGACTTCTCCGATTAA
- a CDS encoding CoA-acylating methylmalonate-semialdehyde dehydrogenase, protein MTAQVPHFIDGHRTTGQSTRTADVLNPSTGEVQATVPMANQADIDSAVASAKEAQKAWAAFNPQRRARVLMRFIELVNQNSDELAELLSLEHGKTVADAKGDIQRGIEVIEFCIGIPHLLKGEYTEGAGPSIDVYSLRQPLGVVAGITPFNFPAMIPLWKAGPALACGNAFVLKPSERDPSVPLRLAELFTEAGLPPGVFQVVHGDKEAVDAILQHPDIKAVGFVGSSDIAQYIYANAAATGKRSQCFGGAKNHMIVMPDADLDQAVDALIGAGYGSAGERCMAISVAVPVGEQTADRLRARLIERINNLRVGHSLDPKADYGPLVTEAALTRVRDYIGQGVDAGAELVIDGRERASDDLTFGDANLEGGYFIGPTLFDRVTPDMSIYTDEIFGPVLCIVRAHDYEEALRLPTEHEYGNGVAIFTRDGDTARDFTSRVEVGMVGVNVPIPVPVAYHTFGGWKRSGFGDLNQHGPASIQFYTKVKTVTSRWPSGIKDGAEFSIPTMD, encoded by the coding sequence ATGACCGCACAGGTTCCGCACTTCATCGACGGACATCGCACCACCGGCCAGTCCACTCGCACCGCCGACGTTCTCAACCCAAGCACCGGCGAGGTCCAGGCCACCGTGCCGATGGCTAACCAGGCCGATATCGATTCGGCCGTCGCATCCGCCAAAGAAGCCCAAAAAGCCTGGGCCGCTTTCAATCCGCAGCGCCGCGCCCGAGTGTTGATGAGGTTCATCGAACTGGTCAACCAGAACAGCGACGAGCTGGCCGAGCTGCTGTCCCTCGAACACGGCAAGACGGTCGCCGACGCCAAGGGCGACATCCAGCGCGGCATCGAAGTCATCGAGTTCTGCATCGGCATCCCCCACCTGCTCAAGGGCGAATACACCGAGGGTGCCGGGCCGTCCATCGACGTGTATTCGCTGCGCCAACCCCTCGGGGTGGTCGCGGGGATCACCCCGTTCAACTTCCCTGCCATGATCCCGCTGTGGAAGGCGGGCCCCGCCCTGGCATGCGGAAATGCCTTCGTACTCAAGCCAAGTGAGCGCGATCCCTCGGTCCCGCTACGCCTGGCCGAGCTATTCACCGAGGCGGGCCTGCCCCCCGGGGTCTTTCAGGTAGTCCACGGCGACAAGGAAGCCGTCGACGCAATCCTGCAGCACCCCGACATCAAAGCGGTCGGCTTCGTCGGCAGTTCCGATATCGCCCAGTACATCTACGCCAATGCCGCGGCCACGGGGAAGCGTTCACAGTGCTTCGGCGGCGCCAAGAACCACATGATCGTAATGCCGGACGCAGACCTCGATCAGGCGGTGGACGCACTGATCGGCGCCGGCTACGGCAGCGCCGGCGAGCGATGCATGGCGATAAGCGTTGCCGTCCCGGTCGGCGAACAGACCGCAGACCGGTTGCGCGCCAGGCTGATCGAGCGGATCAACAACCTGCGCGTCGGCCACAGCCTTGACCCCAAGGCCGACTACGGTCCCCTGGTCACCGAGGCTGCGTTGACGCGGGTGCGCGACTACATCGGCCAGGGTGTGGACGCCGGCGCCGAATTGGTCATCGACGGTCGTGAAAGGGCCAGCGATGACTTGACTTTCGGCGATGCCAACCTGGAGGGAGGCTATTTCATCGGCCCCACCCTGTTCGACCGGGTCACCCCCGACATGTCCATCTACACCGACGAGATCTTTGGCCCGGTGCTTTGCATCGTGCGCGCACACGACTACGAAGAAGCGTTACGACTGCCCACCGAACATGAATACGGCAACGGGGTGGCCATCTTCACCCGGGACGGCGACACCGCCCGCGACTTCACCTCCAGAGTTGAGGTCGGCATGGTCGGCGTCAACGTGCCGATCCCGGTTCCAGTGGCCTACCACACCTTTGGTGGTTGGAAGCGCTCCGGCTTCGGCGATCTCAACCAGCACGGCCCGGCGTCGATCCAGTTCTACACCAAAGTCAAGACCGTCACCTCGCGCTGGCCGTCAGGCATCAAGGATGGTGCCGAATTCTCCATCCCGACAATGGATTAG
- a CDS encoding adenylate kinase, with protein MRVVLLGPPGAGKGTQAQKLAEKLGIPQISTGELFRKNIQEGTKLGLEAKRYLDAGDLVPSSLTNELVDDRLNDPDASNGFILDGYPRSVEQAKALHEMLERRGTDIDAVVEFRVSEDELLTRLKGRGREDDTEDVILNRMKVYRDETAPLLDYYRDELKTVDAVGTLDEVFARALQALGK; from the coding sequence GTGAGAGTCGTACTGCTTGGCCCGCCGGGCGCGGGCAAGGGAACGCAAGCGCAGAAGCTGGCCGAAAAGCTGGGCATACCGCAGATCTCGACCGGCGAACTTTTCCGCAAGAACATTCAGGAGGGCACCAAGCTCGGGCTAGAGGCCAAGCGTTACCTCGACGCCGGCGACCTGGTGCCGTCCTCACTGACCAACGAACTTGTCGACGACCGACTCAACGATCCGGATGCCTCGAACGGCTTCATCCTGGACGGGTATCCGCGCTCGGTCGAGCAAGCCAAGGCGCTGCACGAGATGCTGGAACGCCGCGGCACCGACATCGATGCGGTGGTGGAGTTCCGGGTGTCGGAAGACGAACTGCTGACCCGCCTCAAGGGCCGCGGTCGCGAAGACGACACCGAGGACGTCATCCTGAACCGGATGAAGGTCTACCGCGACGAGACCGCGCCGCTGCTCGACTATTACCGCGACGAACTCAAGACAGTCGACGCGGTCGGCACCCTGGATGAGGTGTTCGCCCGCGCGCTGCAGGCGTTGGGTAAGTAA
- a CDS encoding sigma-70 family RNA polymerase sigma factor, with protein MTALYNEHAAVLWRYALRLTGDASQAEDVVQETLLRAWQHPEVAGDLARSVRPWLFTVARNMIIDDRRSARFRNVIGSIDETGAPEQATPDEVNAALDRLLIGDAMAQLSSEHRAVIERSYYRGWTTTQIADDLKIAEGTVKSRLHYAVRALRLTLQELGVTR; from the coding sequence ATGACGGCGTTGTACAACGAGCACGCCGCGGTGCTCTGGCGCTACGCGCTGCGGTTGACCGGCGATGCCAGCCAAGCCGAGGATGTCGTCCAGGAGACGTTGTTGCGGGCCTGGCAGCACCCGGAAGTCGCCGGAGACTTGGCGCGATCGGTTCGGCCGTGGTTGTTCACAGTGGCCCGCAACATGATCATCGACGACCGCCGCAGTGCCCGGTTCCGCAACGTCATCGGATCGATCGACGAGACCGGCGCGCCTGAGCAGGCCACTCCGGACGAGGTCAACGCGGCCCTGGACAGGCTGCTGATCGGCGACGCGATGGCCCAACTGTCCAGTGAGCATCGGGCCGTGATCGAGCGGTCCTACTACCGCGGCTGGACGACCACCCAAATAGCCGACGACCTGAAGATCGCGGAGGGAACCGTGAAATCGCGCCTGCACTACGCCGTGCGGGCGCTACGGCTCACGCTGCAGGAACTGGGAGTCACACGATGA
- the map gene encoding type I methionyl aminopeptidase, whose product MGALARLRGRRVVPQRTAGELDAMAAAGAVVAAALQAVQAAARAGVSTLGLDEIAESVIREAGAIPSFLGYHGYPASICSSVNSRVVHGIPSAAEILAPGDLVSIDCGAILDGWHGDAAVTFGIDNLIPADEALSQATKESLEAGIAAMVIGNRLTDVSHAIETGTRAASARYDRAFGIVEGYGGHGIGRQMHLDPFLPNEGAPGRGPLLVAGSVLAIEPMLTLGSGKTTVLDDKWTVTTVDGSRAAHWEHTVAVTEAGPRVLTL is encoded by the coding sequence ATGGGTGCCCTGGCGCGGCTTCGGGGACGCCGGGTCGTGCCGCAGCGCACCGCCGGTGAGCTCGATGCGATGGCCGCGGCGGGCGCCGTCGTCGCCGCCGCGTTGCAGGCGGTGCAAGCCGCTGCGCGCGCGGGCGTGTCCACCTTGGGACTGGACGAAATTGCCGAATCGGTGATCCGCGAGGCCGGCGCGATCCCGTCGTTTCTGGGGTACCATGGCTACCCGGCATCGATCTGCTCGTCGGTGAACAGCCGTGTGGTGCACGGCATTCCGTCGGCCGCCGAGATCCTCGCGCCCGGTGACCTGGTGTCCATCGACTGCGGCGCAATCCTGGACGGGTGGCACGGTGACGCCGCCGTCACCTTCGGTATCGACAATCTCATTCCAGCCGACGAGGCTTTGTCCCAAGCGACTAAGGAGTCGCTGGAAGCTGGAATCGCGGCGATGGTCATCGGAAATCGGTTGACCGACGTCTCGCATGCCATCGAAACCGGAACCCGGGCCGCCTCGGCACGTTACGACCGCGCATTCGGCATCGTCGAGGGATACGGCGGCCACGGGATCGGGCGGCAAATGCACCTGGATCCGTTCCTGCCCAACGAAGGTGCCCCCGGCCGGGGGCCGTTGCTGGTGGCCGGATCGGTGCTGGCCATCGAACCGATGTTGACGCTGGGCAGCGGCAAGACGACTGTCTTGGACGACAAATGGACGGTGACCACTGTCGACGGGTCCCGCGCTGCGCATTGGGAACACACCGTGGCAGTCACCGAGGCGGGTCCGCGCGTCCTCACACTTTGA
- the secY gene encoding preprotein translocase subunit SecY, with the protein MLSAFISSLRTVDLRRKILFTLGIVILYRVGATLPSPGVNFHNVQQCIKEASGGQAGQIYSLINLFSGGALLKLTVFAVGVMPYITASIIVQLLTVVIPRFEELRKEGQAGQAKMTQYTRYLAIALAILQATSIVALAANGGLLQGCSLDILSNQTIFSEIVIVLVMTAGAALVMWMGELITERGIGNGMSLLIFVGIAARIPAEGNQILESRGGMIFAAVCGAALLIIVGVVFVEQGQRRIPVQYAKRMVGRRMYGGTSTYLPLKVNQAGVIPVIFASSLIYIPNLITQLVNSGGGGGRGWWSKFVSKYLSDPSNPVYIGIYFGLIIFFTYFYVSITFNPDERADEMKKFGGFIPGIRPGRPTADYLRYVLSRITLPGSIYLGVISVLPNVFLQMGNSGGIQNLPFGGTAVLIMIGVGLDTVKQIESQLMQRNYEGFLK; encoded by the coding sequence GTGCTTTCGGCTTTCATCTCATCGCTGCGAACAGTCGACCTGAGACGGAAGATTCTCTTCACGCTGGGCATCGTCATCCTGTACCGCGTCGGCGCCACACTGCCGTCGCCTGGGGTCAACTTCCACAACGTGCAGCAGTGCATCAAAGAAGCCAGCGGCGGCCAGGCCGGACAGATCTACTCGCTGATCAACCTGTTCTCCGGCGGAGCGTTGCTGAAGCTGACGGTGTTCGCGGTCGGCGTGATGCCCTACATCACCGCGAGCATCATCGTTCAGCTGCTCACCGTGGTCATCCCGCGCTTCGAAGAGCTGCGCAAGGAAGGGCAAGCTGGGCAGGCGAAGATGACGCAGTACACGCGTTATCTCGCGATCGCGTTGGCCATTCTGCAGGCCACCAGCATCGTCGCGCTGGCGGCCAATGGCGGGCTGCTGCAAGGTTGTTCGCTGGACATCCTGTCCAACCAGACCATCTTCTCCGAGATCGTGATCGTGCTCGTGATGACCGCTGGCGCTGCCCTGGTGATGTGGATGGGCGAGCTGATCACCGAACGGGGTATCGGCAATGGCATGTCGCTGCTGATCTTCGTCGGCATCGCCGCCCGTATTCCTGCCGAAGGCAACCAAATTCTGGAGAGCCGCGGCGGAATGATCTTCGCCGCGGTCTGCGGCGCGGCGCTGTTGATCATCGTCGGCGTGGTGTTCGTCGAACAGGGCCAACGACGAATTCCGGTGCAGTACGCCAAGCGCATGGTGGGGCGGCGGATGTACGGCGGTACCTCGACATATCTGCCGCTCAAGGTGAACCAGGCCGGCGTCATCCCGGTGATCTTCGCGTCCTCGCTGATCTACATCCCGAACCTGATCACCCAACTGGTGAACAGCGGTGGTGGCGGTGGCCGCGGCTGGTGGAGCAAATTCGTCAGCAAATATCTGTCCGATCCGAGCAACCCGGTTTATATCGGCATCTATTTCGGGCTGATCATCTTCTTCACGTACTTCTACGTCTCAATCACGTTCAATCCCGACGAACGCGCCGACGAGATGAAGAAGTTCGGCGGCTTCATCCCAGGTATTCGTCCCGGCCGTCCGACCGCCGACTATCTGCGCTACGTGCTGAGCCGGATCACTCTGCCGGGCTCGATCTACCTCGGTGTGATCTCCGTGCTGCCCAACGTTTTCCTGCAGATGGGCAACAGCGGCGGGATCCAGAATCTACCGTTCGGGGGTACCGCGGTGCTGATCATGATCGGTGTCGGGTTGGATACGGTCAAGCAAATCGAGAGTCAGCTCATGCAGCGCAACTATGAAGGGTTCCTCAAGTGA
- the rfbB gene encoding dTDP-glucose 4,6-dehydratase, whose amino-acid sequence MRLLVTGGAGFIGANFVHSTVREHPEDSVTVIDSLTYAGRRESLADVEDSIRFVEGDICDSELVVRLVAESDAVVHFAAESHVDNALDNPEPFLHTNVVGTFTILEAVRRHGVRLHHISTDEVYGDLELGDSQRFTEATPYNPSSPYSATKAGSDMLVRAWVRSYGVRATLSNCSNNYGPYQHIEKFIPRQITNVLTGRRCKLYGTGANVRDWIHVEDHNNAVRRILEMGQIGQTYLISSEGERDNLSVLRTVLRMMDRDPDDFDQVTDRVGHDLRYAIDPSLLNNELCWAPKHTDFEEGLRATIDWYRDNESWWRPLKDAAEARYAERGQ is encoded by the coding sequence ATGCGACTGCTGGTCACTGGCGGGGCGGGCTTCATCGGCGCGAACTTCGTGCACAGCACCGTGCGCGAACACCCCGAAGACTCGGTGACGGTGATCGACTCGCTCACCTACGCCGGACGACGGGAATCGCTGGCCGACGTCGAAGACTCGATCAGGTTCGTCGAAGGCGACATCTGCGACTCCGAACTTGTCGTCCGGCTGGTGGCCGAGTCCGACGCCGTCGTGCATTTCGCCGCCGAATCCCATGTGGACAACGCCCTGGACAATCCGGAGCCGTTCCTGCACACCAACGTGGTGGGAACGTTCACCATTCTGGAAGCCGTTCGGCGCCATGGGGTCCGGTTGCACCACATCTCCACTGACGAGGTCTACGGCGACCTGGAACTCGGCGACTCGCAGCGGTTCACCGAGGCAACACCGTACAACCCGTCGAGTCCTTACTCCGCGACCAAGGCCGGCAGCGACATGCTGGTGCGGGCCTGGGTGCGGTCGTATGGCGTGCGAGCCACACTGTCCAACTGTTCCAACAATTACGGCCCGTACCAGCACATCGAGAAGTTCATTCCGCGCCAGATCACAAATGTGCTGACCGGTCGGCGGTGCAAGCTTTATGGGACCGGGGCGAACGTGCGCGACTGGATTCACGTCGAAGACCACAACAACGCGGTGCGCCGGATCCTGGAAATGGGGCAGATCGGACAGACCTACCTGATCAGCTCGGAGGGCGAGCGGGACAACCTGAGCGTGCTGCGCACGGTGCTGCGCATGATGGATCGCGACCCCGACGATTTCGATCAAGTGACCGACCGCGTCGGCCACGACCTGCGGTACGCCATCGACCCGTCGCTGCTGAACAACGAATTATGTTGGGCGCCAAAGCACACTGACTTCGAAGAGGGTCTACGGGCCACCATCGACTGGTACCGGGACAACGAATCATGGTGGCGCCCATTAAAAGACGCCGCCGAGGCGCGCTACGCCGAGCGTGGCCAGTGA
- the rfbC gene encoding dTDP-4-dehydrorhamnose 3,5-epimerase, whose protein sequence is MKVRELDIAGAWEITPTIHGDARGMFFEWLTDKGFRGFADHSLDVRQANCSVSSAGVLRGLHFAQLPPSQAKYVTCVRGAVFDVIVDIRVGSPTFGKWDSVLLDDKDRRTVYISEGLAHGFLALQDDSTVMYLCSAEYNPQREHTICATDPTLAVEWPLVGGAAPSLSERDAAAPSFAEVRDSGLLPAWEETQAFIKGLSNGR, encoded by the coding sequence ATGAAGGTACGCGAACTCGACATTGCAGGCGCCTGGGAGATAACTCCGACCATCCACGGTGATGCACGGGGCATGTTCTTCGAATGGTTGACCGACAAAGGTTTCCGCGGCTTTGCCGACCACAGCCTGGACGTCCGGCAGGCCAACTGTTCGGTGTCGTCGGCCGGAGTGCTGCGCGGCCTGCATTTCGCCCAGCTGCCGCCGAGCCAGGCCAAGTACGTCACCTGTGTGCGCGGTGCGGTGTTCGACGTCATCGTCGATATCCGGGTTGGCTCGCCTACCTTCGGCAAGTGGGACTCGGTGCTGTTGGATGACAAAGACCGCCGGACCGTCTACATCTCAGAAGGTTTGGCGCATGGTTTCCTTGCGCTGCAGGATGATTCGACAGTGATGTATCTGTGTTCGGCAGAATACAACCCGCAGCGCGAGCACACCATCTGCGCGACGGATCCAACGCTGGCCGTCGAGTGGCCGCTGGTGGGCGGTGCCGCCCCGAGCCTGTCCGAACGTGACGCCGCGGCCCCCAGCTTCGCCGAAGTGCGCGACTCCGGCCTGCTGCCCGCCTGGGAAGAGACGCAGGCATTCATCAAAGGCTTGTCAAACGGCCGTTAA